From Salmo salar chromosome ssa04, Ssal_v3.1, whole genome shotgun sequence, one genomic window encodes:
- the LOC106602422 gene encoding zinc finger protein 19-like: MANCVVFHTQIASVMEVLANAAVAEICKLVDDDYAVFRLEITQSQKENRGLRRKLQLLELKVARDRAERTMRERVVASRPSSVKILDQYREMARGHLTGGRRSFVKPVRDNTWRDDQPITVDEGSGTSTQQVMVIESADGESAGPGGSSPVKQERTEGEDLQQIRNIQTGVAAGVAPPVATKDLTASPQPRTKRNITENSGTMNEVLKSETDTETLIVTQRLLHTGSVLRSDPEGLGPLGCPPAPGSEYLLYGNPSPRTVHSHRDSCDALETGNDPSCSYTTEIEPGNISLGLETQNDLSRGNLNQYSSSVYSEGCLDKKGEVIVVDEVTVKVEGNAPPTWNVDCHLGDRHSQGRDLLDYRGSLGTNLNVATHSPLHAFRDRVPVSTTMGPSDSHDSIVFDQVLNSKGQKAKAQAVGATSDNSNEKQFLCMFCNKGFSCLQKLEIHQMVHTGMKPFSCTQCHMRFSHSSSLKRHQRVHTGVKPFSCTQCHMRFAQAGDLKRHQRVHTGEKPYSCTQCHMRFAQAGNLKMHLKVHTGERPFACMDCGKRFSERSYLMIHQQKNHSTL; this comes from the exons atggctaactgtgtggtttttcacactcaaatagcctccgttatggaggtgctagcgaatgcagccgtggcagagatctgtaaactcgtagacgacgactatgcagtgtttcgcttggaaataactcaaagccagaaagaaaacaggggattgcggaggaaactacagctaTTGGAACTAAAGGTGGCACGGGATCGCGCAGAGAGGACAATGCGAGAGCGCGTCGTCGCCAGTCGTCCTAGTAGTGTCAAGATCCTCGATCAATACAGAGAGatggcaagag gacatctcactggaggccGCAGGAGTTTTGTGAAGCCAGTGAGAGACAAtacatggagagatgaccaaccaatcactgttgatgaggggagtggaacctcaacccagcagGTTATGGTGATAGAG TCTGCAGATGGAGAGTCTGCAGGTCCTGGAGGATCGTCTCCGGTAAAGCAGGAGAGGACTGAAGGAGAGGACCTACAACAAATCAGAAACATCCAGACTGGAGTAGCGGCTGGAGTGGCGCCCCCTGTAGCCACAAAGGACCTCACCGCCTCGCCCCAGCCCAGGACAAAACGCAACATCACAGAGAACAGTGGAACAATGAACGAGGTCctcaagtcagagacagacacagagactttAATTGTAACACAAAGGCTTTTACATACAGGATCTGTCCTCAGGTCAGACCCAGAGGGGCTGGGGCCACTGGGCTGTCCTCCTGCTCCTGGCTCAGAGTATTTACTTTACGGTAACCCAAGTCCGAGGACGGTTCATTCCCATCGGGACTCATGTGACGCATTAGAGACAGGCAACGATCCGTCTTGTTCCTACACGACAGAGATCGAGCCTGGCAACATATCCTTGGGTTTAGAGACACAGAATGATCTGTCTAGAGGGAACTTgaaccagtacagtagtagtgtgtACTCTGAAGGGTGCCTAGATAAGAAAGGGGAGGTTATAGTCGTAGATGAAGTGACTGTGAAAGTGGAGGGCAATGCTCCTCCCACATGGAATGTAGATTGTCATCTAGGAGACAGACACTCACAGGGCAGAGATTTGTTAGACTACAGGGGAAGCTTAGGGACAAATCTAAATGTCGCCACCCACTCCCCTTTACACGCGTTCAGGGATCGTGTCCCAGTGTCCACGACGATGGGGCCTTCCGATTCACACGACAGCATCGTTTTTgatcaggtattgaactcaaaGGGCCAAAAGGCCAAGGCTCAGGCAGTGGGAGCAACATCAGACAATAGTAATGAGAAACagttcctctgcatgttctgtaacaaaggcttcagctgccTCCAGAAGTTGGAGATCCACCAGATGGTCCACACAGGGAtgaaacccttcagctgtacccagtgtcataTGCGCTTCTCCCACTCGTCCAGCCttaagaggcaccagagggttcACACAGGGGTGAAACCattcagctgtacccagtgtcacatgcgcttcgcccaggctggtgacttgaaaaggcaccagagggtccacacaggggagaaaccctacagctgtacccagtgtcacatgcgcttTGCCCAGGCTGGCAAcctgaagatgcacctgaaggtccacacgggAGAGAGGCCGTTCGCCTGTATGGACTGCGGGAAGAGGTTCTCCGAGAGGAGCTACCTCatgatacaccagcagaaaaaccATTCCACTCTATAA
- the LOC106602475 gene encoding zinc finger protein 235-like translates to MEDSTTAPAPPRTQRSIMEVSGTPNAVLKSETDTETLTVTHSLLHTGSDHRSDPERLGQGPLGCPPAPGSEYLPVFHQRQKMVHSCGDGDTLDTSDDLSCSYTTEMDPGNMPLGLETQTDLSRGDWNRYSSSVYSEGCQDKKRKVIVVDEVDGDVPLTWNADKTHLGEGHSQGRDFLDYRESLETNPNVATHSPLHAFRDCDPVSPSIGPSDSHSRVLFDQVLNSKAQGAGATSGNSKEKQFLCMFCKKGFSCLQKVEIHQRVHTGEKSYSCTQCHMRFAQAGNLKIHQRVHTGVKPFSCTQCHMHFSHSSSLKRHQRIHTGEKSYSCLPV, encoded by the coding sequence ATGGAGGACTCCACCACCGCCCCAGCACCGCCCAGGACTCAACGCAGCATCATGGAGGTCAGTGGAACGCCGAACGCGGTCctcaagtcagagacagacacggagactttaactgtaacacacagtctcttacACACAGGATCTGACCACAGATCAGACCCAGAGAGGCTGGGGCAGGGGCCACTGGGCTGTCCTCCTGCTCCCGGCTCAGAGTATTTACCGGTATTTCACCAGAGACAGAAGATGGTTCATTCCTGTGGAGATGGTGACACGTTAGACACTAGTGATGATCTGTCTTGTTCTTACACTACAGAGATGGACCCTGGCAACATGCCCTTGGGTTTAGAGACacagactgatctgtctagaggggactggaaccggtacagtagtagtgtatactctgaagggtgCCAAGATAAGAAAAGGAAGGTTATAGTTGTAGATGAAGTGGATGGAGATGTTCCTCTGACATGGAATGCAGACAAGACTCACTTAGGAGAAGGACACTCACAAGGCAGAGATTTCTTAGATTATAGGGAAAGCTTAGAGACAAATCCAAATGTCGCCACCCACTCCCCTTTACACGCGTTCAGGGATTGCGACCCGGTGTCCCCGTCAATAGGGCCTTCGGATTCCCACAGTCGTGTCCTTTTcgatcaggtattgaactcaaaGGCTCAGGGAGCCGGAGCAACATCAGGTAATAGTAAAGAGAAACagttcctctgcatgttctgtaagaaaggcttcagctgcctccagaaggtggagatccaccagagggtccacacaggggagaaatcctacagctgtacccagtgtcacatgcgGTTTGCCCAGGCTGGCAACCTAAagatccaccagagggtccacacaggggtgaaacccttcagctgtacaCAGTGTCATATGCACTTCTCCCATTCGTCcagcctgaagaggcaccagaggatccacacaggggagaaatcctACAGCTGCCTCCCAGTGTGA